TTCAGAAGCAGGAGCCTTGCGGAGCCAACGGCAAACCGCCCTTGCGCGATTAGGGGAGATCGTTGACCTGACGGTGAACGAGAGCCCGTCGGGTCTCGTGAATCTCACCGTCGGTGGGCAGTTCTTGGTGTTCGAAGGGACACGTAGCGAAGTCCAGGTTGGCTACGAGACGAGCGACGGACAATTGCAGGCGAAGTTGGAGTTTGTGGAAGATGGAAGCGAGTTGCAAGTCACCGGGGGAGAACTGCACGGCATTTATCAGGCTCGTGATGGCATCGTCGGCGAGTTTCTGGGGCAACTTGATAGTTTCGCGGGAGCTTTAGCCAACGAATTCAATAAGCAGTTTTCCAGCGGCCAGGGCCTGAGTGGTTACAAGACCGTGACCAGCACGGAATCAGTCCTCGACGCGACGGTTGCCCTCGATGAGGCGGGCTTAGCATTCACGCCGCAGAACGGGCAGTTCAACCTGTTGCTGCACAATACAGAAACCAACCAGTTCACCCCGCACACGATTCAAGTCGACCTGAATGGACTCGACGGCGACGATACCCTGACGACGCTGGCAGAGAAAATCAACGCGATCGATGGTGTGACAGCGGAAGTCACGGTTGAGAACGAGCTGCGACTCTCCGCTGATTCGGGCGATATCGAGCTCGGCTTTCAAAACGATACTAGTGGTGTGTTGGCGGCGCTGGGAATCAATACGTTTTTCACCGGCGATAGCGCTGCCACTCTGGGGGTCAACGAAGAACTTCTCAAGGATGGTTCCAAGTTTGCTGTGTCGCTAGATGGCATCGGCACAAGTACTGAGAACGGCGTGCTGCTTTCTGCGTTCCAGAATCAAGCTCTCGAGGATTACGAAGGCAGCACGATCACCGATCTTTACGATCAGTTGATCAATAGCACGACTCAAGGCTCGACGGTTGCTAGTGCGGTGGCTGATGGACTGCGGAACTTCGAGCAAACCCTTGATGCAAGTGCACAGGCCATCAGCGGTGTCAATTTGGATGAAGAAGCGGTGGATATGATTTTGCTGCAGCGGACCTACCAGGCGGCTGCCAGGTATTTATCGACGCTGTCGGAATTGTTGGATGTCTTGATCAGCATTTAGGAGAGATGGTGAGAGCCGGGATCTGGCTCGCTATTCGTTATGTCCATTCCCATCCCCACATCACGTGCTCCTGGATTGCTGTCGCGAGAGCGACTGGTTCAACAACTTCAAGCGGATCAGCTTGATCTGTTTCGGATTCAGAACCAGATCAGCACCGGCCGGCGGATCAACTTACCGAGCGATGATGCCCCCGCCGCTCTGCGGGCCATTACGCTCCAACGGCTCATTGAGCGGAAGGAGCAACTCGATACGAATATCACTACAGGTAAGACCTTTCTCTCCAATGCCGATACGGTGCTTGGTGGTGCCTCGAATATACTTACAGGCATTCGCGGTGCAGCTTTGGGAGTTGCAGGTACAGACGTCACTCAGGAAGAGAGAGATTCGATTGCCCAAGTAATTGAGCAAGATTTGGCGGGGCTTCTACGCCTAGCGAATTCAAATTTTCGCGGGCGCTATCTATTCGCTGGAGCACAAACCCAGGCCCTCCCCTTCGAGGCTGTCGATGGTTTTGTCCGTTACAACGGCGACGGTGGGGAACTCAGAAACTTCTCGGACATTGATGTTCTTTTTTCATCGAACGCTGCCGGCAGCGAAGTCTTCGGTGCTTTTTCCAGTCAAGTCCAGGGCAGCACAGACCTGAATCCTCAACTTACGGTCGACACGCCGTTGAGCAGTCTGCGTGAGGGGCGTGGTATCAGTCCCAATGGTTCGATCACCGTGTCTGATGGCTCGAATATTTCGGTCGTTGACCTGAGTAACGCGTCGACCATCGGTGACGTTGTGCGATTGATCGAAGCGAGCCCGCCTGAGGGACGCAAGGTGAGCGTCGGGCTGACTTCCAATGGGTTGACAGTTCAGTTGGATACCATCGGAGGTGGCAATCTAACGATCTCGGAATTTGTCGGTGGTAGTGCCGCATCCGAATTGGGAATTCTTGACGAAGCGGGCGTGGGGGTTGGTGTTCTCACTGGAACCGACCTTAACCCCGTGATCTTGCCAACGACGAAGTTGGATGATCTACTCGGCTCGAAAGCGACCGCCCGGCTTATCTCCTCGGGTATCAATAACGATGTCTTGTTGGAAGCGGGGGTGAACGGCTCTTCGTTCAATGGCGCTTCGATCCAACTTGTCGATGACGACTTGTTGAGGGCGTCTTCTGGAATTGCGGCCGGGAATGAATTCGCTGATTTCGATCCGAATGCGAGAGCTTCGAGCGCTTCGCTAAGGCTCAACGGCACCGGTGACGACCTAATCGTCACAGCAAATACGGCTGGAGCGGCTTTCAATGATGTGAGGATCTTTATCAATGGTCAGACAGGCTTAGGCAACGCTGCTCTAGCGACCTACGATGCGGTCAATAAGCGACTGAATATCACGATCGATGATGCGGGGGCAACTACGGCTCAAGAAGTCGTGAATGCGATCAACGGGACGGGCGTCTTTACAGCAACCCATGACAACAGTGTGGAAGGGACCTTCGATCCGGCAGCGCTCATCGACCCCTCGAACATCGCCAATGTGACCGGCGACACAGGGAAGAGCGGCGGCGATGCGAACACCTTGTATGTTCATATTGCAGAAAATGCTTCGACGGCTAATCACGTCATAGCGGCGATCAATGCTGAAGGGACCTTTGAGGCGAGAATCGATCCGCTTGATACGTCCAATCTTGCCCAAGAAGGGACCGGCTTGGTGACGGCCGGGAATGCAGCCACAGCGAGTGGTGGCAGCGGAGAGACGTTGGATTTGACTTCAGGCCTTCGCGTGGTAAATGGTGGAGAGACGTTCAACATCGATTTTACCGGAGCCGAATCCGTCGCCGACCTGTTGAACGTATTGAATACCGAAGAGTACGGGCTGCGGGCCGAGTTGAATGAAACTCGATCGGGTATCAACATCAGCACCCGGTTGGCAGGAACCGATTTTCAAATCGGCGAAAGCGGGGGCATCACCGCGACTCAGCTTGGCGTGCGATCTTTGACTACTGAAACCAAGCTGAGCGAATTGAATTACGGAGTCGGGGTTCCGACGCGTGATGGTGACGACTTTACGATTACTTCGCAGGATGCCCTGGGGGTTGATGTCGTTCTGAACTTCGACGTCTCAGGTGCAAGCACCCTGGGCGACGTGATTGATCTGATCAATACGCACCCAGCAAACAACACAGCAGGCGTTGCGTTACGTGCACGTCAGGCCGCGACCGGAAACGGGATTATCATCGTCGATGACAATCCAACAGGAACCGGGGACATCACCGTGACCGCAGAGTTCGGCAGCCAAGCGGCAGAATACCTGGGGCTGACGGACGAAACCGGCCAACGGGTTAGTAACACCGGGATCCTGTCCGGCAGCGATCAGTTGTTCTTGGAAGCGGACAGTGTTTTCACGACGCTCATTCGTTTGCGCGATGCCTTGGAGGAAGGGGATATTGAGGCGATCGGTCGCGCCGTCAACCAAATTGATGACGATGTCGACCAAGTTTCCTCCTCCCGTGCTACGGTAGGTGCTCGGTTGCAAGGATTGGATGTCACCCAGATCAACCTAGAGGACGAAGAGGTCCAACTACGGGCAGCGTTGTCCGAGCAGATCGACGTCGATCTGGTTGAGGCGATTTCGCAGCTTACCGCACGGCAGACATCGTTGCAGGCGTCCCTGCAAACGACGGCAAATCTATTGCAGTTGTCCTTGCTGAATTTCATCTGAATTCGCAAGCTTGGTTAGCCGTCGAGCTTGCTCGATGTGTGGATTTCTCGTCGAGGAAGCTCGACGGCTAACGATGAGCCTGACTTCCGGTTAGGTAAACTCATCCGGCATTGAGGCTACAAAAAGTATTCAGAGCCGGAACTTTATTCTTTTTTCTGGCCAAATCTCCTTGGCTGCGACGAAGAAACGAACGGATTCCCCAGATAGGGGAGTCGATAGCAGGAAACGACAAACCAGGAAGGTTTGGGCTAGAGACATGGAAGTAAAAACCTCGCGTTTTGGCGTTCTGCGTGTTTTGCCGCAGGACTTGATCACGTTCGAGCAAGGAATTGTTGGATTCCGGGAACTGCGTCGCTGGTGCCTTCTATCCGATGCGGATTGTCCCGCGCTCGGATGGCTGCAGAGTGTCGATTCGCCAGAAGTGGCGCTCGGCATCGTGAGTCCGCGCCGTTTTGTCCCAGAGTATCAACTCCGAGCCGCACGGCAGGATCTTCACGAGTTGCACCTCAAGGCAGAACGCGATGCCCAAGTCGTTGTGATTGTGAGCCGAAGTGAGGAAGGTTTTAGTCTGAATCTACGAGCTCCGATTGTCGTGAATGTTGAGAATCGCAGAGGTTGCCAAGTGGTCTCGCGAGATCCTTTACCAGTGAAACGGCTGATACCGATGCCTCAGGCAGAGCTACGCCGTACAGCCTAAGCCACTTGCAGAGACGAAACCACAAAACCCACCCACAAATCCCCCAAGACTCACTAACGAGTTTTTGCAAACCAGAGTGCAACCGTCCCGGCGGTTGCCAAGGCGGTTGAGCCATGTTGGTACTATCAAGACAACGCGACGAGAGCATCATCATCGGCGACAACGTCGTCATCACGATTGTTGACGTGCGTGGTGACAAAGTGAAACTGGGCATCGACGCTCCGCAGGAGATCCCAGTGCATCGTCGAGAAG
The genomic region above belongs to Lacipirellulaceae bacterium and contains:
- the flgK gene encoding flagellar hook-associated protein FlgK: MSLFGSIQIAGNTLNAMQIGLQVVGNNIANANTPGYIREKAIFSPAPTQQIGNLTLGLGVEVEAIVQNLDKFVVDRLRDAAGDRASADIQEKVYRDLEAILGELSDTDVSTSLSNFFNSIDDVLGEDSIPVRNLAVQEGVTLATSISTLHRRVSVVGNDFNQQVEDLALEVNSLTEEIRGLNLNIVALEGGEAGTSEAGALRSQRQTALARLGEIVDLTVNESPSGLVNLTVGGQFLVFEGTRSEVQVGYETSDGQLQAKLEFVEDGSELQVTGGELHGIYQARDGIVGEFLGQLDSFAGALANEFNKQFSSGQGLSGYKTVTSTESVLDATVALDEAGLAFTPQNGQFNLLLHNTETNQFTPHTIQVDLNGLDGDDTLTTLAEKINAIDGVTAEVTVENELRLSADSGDIELGFQNDTSGVLAALGINTFFTGDSAATLGVNEELLKDGSKFAVSLDGIGTSTENGVLLSAFQNQALEDYEGSTITDLYDQLINSTTQGSTVASAVADGLRNFEQTLDASAQAISGVNLDEEAVDMILLQRTYQAAARYLSTLSELLDVLISI
- a CDS encoding flagellin, with translation MSIPIPTSRAPGLLSRERLVQQLQADQLDLFRIQNQISTGRRINLPSDDAPAALRAITLQRLIERKEQLDTNITTGKTFLSNADTVLGGASNILTGIRGAALGVAGTDVTQEERDSIAQVIEQDLAGLLRLANSNFRGRYLFAGAQTQALPFEAVDGFVRYNGDGGELRNFSDIDVLFSSNAAGSEVFGAFSSQVQGSTDLNPQLTVDTPLSSLREGRGISPNGSITVSDGSNISVVDLSNASTIGDVVRLIEASPPEGRKVSVGLTSNGLTVQLDTIGGGNLTISEFVGGSAASELGILDEAGVGVGVLTGTDLNPVILPTTKLDDLLGSKATARLISSGINNDVLLEAGVNGSSFNGASIQLVDDDLLRASSGIAAGNEFADFDPNARASSASLRLNGTGDDLIVTANTAGAAFNDVRIFINGQTGLGNAALATYDAVNKRLNITIDDAGATTAQEVVNAINGTGVFTATHDNSVEGTFDPAALIDPSNIANVTGDTGKSGGDANTLYVHIAENASTANHVIAAINAEGTFEARIDPLDTSNLAQEGTGLVTAGNAATASGGSGETLDLTSGLRVVNGGETFNIDFTGAESVADLLNVLNTEEYGLRAELNETRSGINISTRLAGTDFQIGESGGITATQLGVRSLTTETKLSELNYGVGVPTRDGDDFTITSQDALGVDVVLNFDVSGASTLGDVIDLINTHPANNTAGVALRARQAATGNGIIIVDDNPTGTGDITVTAEFGSQAAEYLGLTDETGQRVSNTGILSGSDQLFLEADSVFTTLIRLRDALEEGDIEAIGRAVNQIDDDVDQVSSSRATVGARLQGLDVTQINLEDEEVQLRAALSEQIDVDLVEAISQLTARQTSLQASLQTTANLLQLSLLNFI
- the csrA gene encoding carbon storage regulator CsrA, which codes for MLVLSRQRDESIIIGDNVVITIVDVRGDKVKLGIDAPQEIPVHRREVYEAIRRENEQAAKLRPDEVRTLNKIPKSERS
- the fliW gene encoding flagellar assembly protein FliW; translation: MEVKTSRFGVLRVLPQDLITFEQGIVGFRELRRWCLLSDADCPALGWLQSVDSPEVALGIVSPRRFVPEYQLRAARQDLHELHLKAERDAQVVVIVSRSEEGFSLNLRAPIVVNVENRRGCQVVSRDPLPVKRLIPMPQAELRRTA